Proteins encoded by one window of Acetivibrio thermocellus ATCC 27405:
- a CDS encoding GNAT family N-acetyltransferase — MDLHIREADISDSALVLSFIKELAEFEGMGKEVTTTEAELRESLFQKRQANVLIAEIDGNPAAFALFYPVYSTFSGRQNLFLEDLFVKEEYRGKGIGKALMKQLAKKALQMGAKRLDWYVLEDNKSGSRFYKHLGAVPLLDRRTYRMSEKSLESLANGVMTNVKNKFIPSGSTDKGNSY; from the coding sequence TTATTAAAGAACTTGCAGAATTTGAGGGGATGGGCAAAGAGGTTACAACGACTGAAGCAGAGCTTCGGGAATCCCTTTTTCAAAAAAGACAGGCAAATGTTTTAATAGCTGAAATTGACGGTAATCCCGCAGCCTTTGCACTGTTTTATCCCGTATATTCCACCTTCTCCGGACGGCAAAACCTCTTTTTAGAAGACCTGTTTGTGAAAGAAGAATATCGAGGTAAGGGTATTGGTAAAGCACTTATGAAACAGCTTGCAAAGAAAGCTTTGCAAATGGGTGCGAAACGTCTTGACTGGTATGTACTTGAGGACAATAAAAGCGGCTCAAGGTTTTATAAGCATCTGGGGGCAGTTCCCCTTTTAGACCGGCGTACATATCGAATGAGTGAAAAAAGTTTGGAATCTTTAGCGAACGGAGTGATGACAAATGTCAAAAATAAATTTATCCCTTCCGGAAGTACAGATAAGGGAAATTCGTATTAA
- a CDS encoding nitrogenase component 1, with protein sequence MSKINLSLPEVQIREIRINSITGYQGDAKELVEAREFGLKDKERSFSQCLGCATSKAACMTVLIQDAAVISHGPVGCASCLHEFAFTYRVNYPLRGIERPTPRRIFSTNLKEKDTVYGGNIKLANTIREVYERTHANAIFVLTTCAAGIIGDDVESVCNEAEEELGIPVVAIFCEGFRSKVWTTGFDAAYHGIARKLIQKPRRRRDDMINVINFWGSDVFYEWFAPFGAKPNYIIPFSTVNGLKYASEAAATVQACSTLGSYLGAVLEQDFGVPEIPAAPPYGIAQTDRWFRALGKILGKEEIAEKIIAEKKKEYLPKIEALREKLAGKTAYVTAGAAHGHALLDVLGELGIKAVGAAIFHHDPIYDSGREENDQLAQRVADYGNVFNYNVCNKQEFELVNALNRLRPDVLLARHGGMTLWGAKLGIPSLLIGDEHYSMGYEGLVNYGERILEVIENDEFVKNLEKHAINPYTKWWLEQPPYYFLKGGTGK encoded by the coding sequence ATGTCAAAAATAAATTTATCCCTTCCGGAAGTACAGATAAGGGAAATTCGTATTAATTCAATAACGGGTTATCAGGGAGATGCTAAGGAACTGGTAGAAGCCCGCGAATTCGGTCTGAAGGATAAAGAACGTTCCTTTAGCCAATGCCTGGGCTGTGCTACCTCAAAAGCGGCCTGTATGACTGTGTTAATTCAGGACGCTGCAGTCATCAGCCATGGACCGGTGGGCTGTGCTTCCTGTCTGCATGAATTTGCCTTTACCTATCGGGTGAATTATCCTTTGCGCGGTATTGAACGTCCCACACCACGCCGTATCTTTTCCACCAATCTAAAGGAAAAGGATACAGTTTACGGAGGAAATATAAAGCTTGCCAATACCATTCGAGAGGTATATGAGAGAACGCATGCCAACGCTATTTTTGTATTGACCACATGCGCTGCCGGAATTATCGGCGATGATGTGGAAAGCGTTTGCAACGAAGCCGAGGAAGAGTTGGGAATACCGGTGGTAGCCATCTTTTGCGAAGGTTTTCGTTCCAAAGTATGGACCACAGGTTTTGACGCTGCTTACCACGGCATTGCACGCAAGCTGATTCAAAAACCCCGGAGGCGGCGGGATGACATGATCAATGTAATCAATTTCTGGGGCAGCGATGTGTTTTACGAATGGTTTGCTCCCTTTGGAGCAAAACCCAATTACATAATCCCTTTTTCTACAGTGAACGGATTAAAATATGCCAGCGAGGCCGCTGCCACCGTCCAGGCTTGCTCCACGCTGGGAAGCTACCTGGGAGCAGTGCTGGAACAGGATTTTGGTGTTCCCGAAATTCCTGCCGCCCCACCCTACGGTATTGCACAAACGGATAGATGGTTCAGGGCGTTGGGAAAGATCCTCGGCAAAGAAGAAATTGCTGAAAAAATCATTGCGGAAAAAAAGAAAGAGTATCTGCCCAAAATTGAAGCTCTACGGGAAAAATTGGCCGGAAAAACGGCTTATGTAACAGCAGGTGCTGCCCATGGCCATGCGTTGCTGGATGTGCTGGGAGAGCTTGGCATTAAAGCAGTCGGTGCAGCGATTTTCCATCACGACCCCATCTATGACAGCGGACGTGAGGAAAACGACCAACTGGCTCAGCGCGTAGCCGATTATGGAAATGTTTTTAACTACAATGTTTGCAACAAGCAGGAGTTTGAGCTGGTCAATGCCTTAAACCGCCTCCGTCCCGATGTATTGCTGGCCCGGCATGGCGGCATGACTCTCTGGGGAGCAAAACTGGGCATTCCGTCACTTTTAATTGGCGATGAACATTACTCCATGGGTTATGAAGGTCTGGTCAATTACGGTGAGCGTATTTTAGAAGTTATTGAAAACGATGAATTTGTAAAAAACCTCGAAAAGCATGCCATCAATCCATACACCAAATGGTGGCTTGAGCAGCCGCCGTATTATTTCCTGAAAGGAGGTACCGGTAAATGA